A single window of Rhizobium sp. NLR16a DNA harbors:
- a CDS encoding ferritin-like domain-containing protein translates to MATEKTLNDLFLDTLKDIYYAEKQILKALPKMARAAQSEEGKAGFLQHRDETQAQVERLEQVFEMVGKPARGKTCEAIQGIIAEAEEIMDEFKGTVALDAGLISSAQAVEHYEIARYGTLIAWAKQLGLKDAVPLLQATLAEEEATDKKLTQLAESSANVKGKGKAA, encoded by the coding sequence ATGGCAACCGAGAAGACTCTGAACGATCTGTTTCTCGATACTCTCAAGGACATCTATTACGCCGAAAAGCAGATCCTGAAGGCCCTGCCGAAGATGGCCCGCGCCGCGCAATCGGAAGAGGGCAAGGCCGGTTTTCTGCAGCATCGCGACGAGACCCAGGCGCAGGTCGAGCGCCTCGAACAGGTTTTCGAGATGGTCGGCAAACCGGCACGCGGCAAGACCTGCGAGGCCATTCAGGGCATCATCGCCGAAGCCGAGGAGATCATGGACGAATTCAAGGGCACGGTCGCCCTCGATGCTGGTCTGATTTCGTCCGCACAGGCCGTCGAGCATTATGAAATCGCCCGCTACGGCACGCTGATCGCCTGGGCAAAGCAGCTCGGCCTCAAGGATGCAGTGCCACTGCTGCAGGCTACGCTTGCCGAAGAAGAGGCGACTGACAAGAAGCTCACGCAGCTCGCCGAGTCCTCGGCCAACGTCAAGGGCAAAGGCAAGGCAGCCTGA
- a CDS encoding sugar ABC transporter permease has protein sequence MVMQQSTPSSTTVRKTPARRHDTGRLMQEAAMLAPAVILLTLFLIVPFLLSFWTAMTNQPLVPRPTPVRFVWFNNFIRIFQDDLFWTALWNVSRFTFWIIPVQCGLAFATALLLHQKLPFRNLLRGMFFLPAITSMVVVCVIWGTLFQYPTGPFNQILGFLSGGAIQPIDWLGDPEWAMFSLVLLSAWQAYGFQMIVYLAGLQGIPDELYDAAKIDGANAFRRFWHVTMPGLRPTHVFVLVITTIQAFKLYTQVAILTQGGPKSSTETVVHYMVRAGFEEQKMGYASAVSVILFVIVLIIALIQRQLLRRFDV, from the coding sequence ATGGTCATGCAACAATCGACACCGTCGTCGACAACAGTGCGAAAGACTCCGGCGCGCCGGCATGACACGGGACGGCTGATGCAGGAAGCGGCGATGCTCGCGCCGGCGGTCATCCTGCTGACCCTCTTTCTGATCGTGCCGTTCCTGCTGTCCTTCTGGACGGCGATGACCAACCAGCCTCTCGTGCCGCGGCCGACGCCCGTCCGGTTCGTCTGGTTCAACAATTTCATCCGCATCTTCCAGGACGATCTTTTCTGGACCGCCCTCTGGAACGTCTCACGCTTCACCTTCTGGATCATTCCGGTGCAATGCGGCCTGGCTTTTGCAACGGCCCTGCTGCTCCATCAGAAGCTGCCGTTCCGCAATCTGCTGCGCGGCATGTTCTTCCTGCCGGCGATCACGTCGATGGTCGTAGTCTGCGTCATCTGGGGAACCCTATTCCAATATCCCACGGGACCGTTCAACCAGATCCTCGGCTTTCTCTCCGGGGGCGCGATCCAGCCGATCGATTGGCTCGGCGATCCCGAATGGGCGATGTTCTCGCTCGTTCTGCTCTCGGCCTGGCAGGCCTATGGTTTCCAGATGATCGTCTACCTTGCCGGGCTTCAGGGAATCCCGGACGAACTCTACGATGCCGCAAAGATCGACGGCGCCAACGCCTTCCGACGCTTCTGGCATGTCACCATGCCCGGCCTGCGGCCCACCCATGTCTTCGTCCTCGTGATCACCACCATCCAGGCGTTCAAGCTCTATACCCAAGTCGCCATCCTCACGCAGGGCGGGCCGAAGAGCAGCACCGAAACGGTGGTGCATTACATGGTCCGCGCCGGCTTTGAGGAGCAGAAGATGGGCTATGCCTCCGCCGTCTCGGTCATCCTGTTCGTCATCGTTCTCATCATCGCGCTGATCCAGCGCCAGCTCCTGAGGCGCTTCGATGTCTGA
- a CDS encoding glycoside hydrolase family 32 protein, with protein sequence MTRQVMSPSDEGGLETISAVLPAGSTIHAWIKASHGGAPGRLSAHVDGDPAGAVETSNPHEFEFRPLTLESGGETAFSYDPVTTEVSVLYAFRQSRVHDEGVRLLHVRPANAAPEAAGGYHFRPPFGWMNDPNGFGRFGGRVHLFYQHYPHSLRWNNMHWGHAVSEDYLHWTHLPIFLPPSDELTARADGRGGAFSGSAIPVDGAGIRIFFTEHLKDRQPEEQVQFTATSRDLVNVEPASLILPGRPAGLGLTTDFRDPYVFMGPDDKWKMLLGTRDREGGVILLYETDDPAAATGWTFLDILHRENRFGMTAAECPCLVPLDGPANDPSTRWALIFGLLTSRDPATGRRNMTIATVGHFDGRSFSVEFEQELDFGTDAYAFQSFVDDRGPVGIAWLANWTDVSKDLDMATAMTLPRRLALRGGALITPPVAGVESLRQRRLDADGLLNGRAVDLANGAVEILLTLQQAGNAFRLTFEHPQAALEVLLNDDGLSIPFSVANAKVSPRYIAAGARPSTIRIFLDAGSIEVFADDGRWTGTKRLPGFSGVSSVRLIAPQGNLLTAEIWQLSL encoded by the coding sequence ATGACAAGACAAGTGATGTCTCCGTCCGATGAAGGCGGGCTGGAGACGATCAGCGCCGTCCTGCCGGCGGGGAGCACGATCCATGCCTGGATAAAGGCCTCGCATGGTGGCGCGCCGGGAAGGCTGAGCGCACATGTCGACGGCGATCCGGCCGGTGCTGTCGAAACGTCAAATCCCCATGAATTCGAGTTTCGGCCGCTGACGCTGGAAAGCGGCGGAGAAACTGCCTTCTCCTACGACCCTGTCACAACCGAAGTCTCGGTTCTCTATGCCTTCCGTCAGTCCCGCGTTCATGATGAGGGCGTAAGGCTGCTGCATGTCAGGCCTGCCAATGCCGCGCCCGAGGCTGCCGGCGGCTATCATTTCCGCCCACCTTTCGGCTGGATGAACGATCCCAATGGGTTTGGAAGGTTCGGCGGCAGGGTGCACCTGTTCTACCAGCACTATCCTCACAGTCTTCGGTGGAACAACATGCATTGGGGGCATGCGGTCTCGGAGGATTACCTTCACTGGACGCATCTTCCAATCTTTCTTCCGCCTTCGGACGAGCTCACCGCGCGGGCCGATGGGCGCGGCGGCGCATTTTCCGGCTCGGCGATCCCCGTCGATGGCGCCGGCATTCGCATCTTTTTCACCGAGCATCTGAAGGACCGGCAGCCGGAGGAGCAGGTTCAGTTCACGGCCACCAGCCGCGATCTTGTCAACGTTGAACCGGCAAGCCTGATCCTGCCGGGGCGCCCCGCCGGGCTCGGCCTGACGACCGACTTCCGCGATCCCTATGTCTTCATGGGTCCGGACGATAAATGGAAGATGCTGCTCGGCACGCGGGACCGCGAGGGCGGCGTCATCCTGCTTTACGAAACGGACGATCCGGCTGCGGCAACGGGATGGACCTTCCTCGACATTCTCCATCGCGAAAACCGCTTCGGGATGACGGCGGCGGAGTGCCCCTGCCTGGTGCCTCTCGACGGTCCCGCGAACGACCCGTCAACGCGCTGGGCCCTGATTTTCGGTCTTCTCACAAGCCGCGACCCGGCAACGGGCCGGCGCAATATGACGATTGCGACCGTCGGCCATTTCGATGGCCGCAGCTTCTCCGTGGAATTCGAACAGGAACTGGATTTCGGCACTGACGCCTATGCCTTCCAGTCCTTCGTCGATGATAGGGGTCCGGTCGGCATCGCATGGCTCGCGAACTGGACCGATGTCTCCAAAGACCTCGATATGGCGACGGCGATGACGCTGCCGCGCCGGTTGGCATTGCGTGGCGGAGCGCTGATCACGCCGCCGGTTGCCGGCGTGGAAAGCCTGCGGCAACGCCGGCTGGATGCCGATGGCCTTCTGAACGGCCGGGCTGTCGACCTCGCCAACGGCGCCGTCGAAATCCTGCTCACCCTCCAGCAGGCGGGCAACGCGTTCCGCCTGACGTTCGAACATCCGCAGGCGGCGCTCGAGGTCCTGTTGAACGACGATGGGCTGAGCATTCCCTTTTCGGTGGCGAATGCCAAGGTGTCGCCACGCTACATCGCCGCCGGCGCGCGCCCGTCGACCATCCGGATATTCCTCGATGCAGGTTCGATCGAGGTCTTCGCCGACGATGGCCGCTGGACCGGAACCAAGCGGCTGCCCGGCTTCAGCGGGGTAAGCTCGGTGCGTCTCATCGCGCCCCAAGGGAATCTGCTTACCGCCGAAATCTGGCAACTCAGTCTTTGA
- a CDS encoding LacI family DNA-binding transcriptional regulator yields MSASLNDIAARAGVSVKTVSGALHGGTARMSEETRRRIKEIAEELGYVTNFAARSMRQGWMPLVGLVADDLITSPFATEIIRGLDGAVRASDMAVFAMTLGGHRSVGSILDEMRRFRPRAIAYAAMYHKSIDLPPEFADTVGVMINCRDANDRVTSLVPDETGAAAEITAHLIEAGRRNIAFINLPGLLAGELRELGFRQALDHAGIGGAGAIVLPAVSKAIYSDRAHSLVPQHVHDLMTGPRRPDAILCGNDRVAMEVYAALRRSGATIPDDVAVASFDNQVEIASRLDPPLTTMALPHRAMGRQAAHILLAEHRPPAGVQKLPFQLVERASV; encoded by the coding sequence GTGTCTGCTTCGCTCAACGACATAGCCGCCCGCGCAGGCGTTTCCGTCAAGACCGTGTCAGGCGCCCTGCATGGCGGCACGGCGCGCATGTCGGAGGAAACGCGTCGGCGGATCAAGGAGATCGCCGAGGAACTCGGTTATGTCACCAACTTCGCCGCTCGCAGCATGCGGCAGGGCTGGATGCCGCTTGTCGGCCTCGTCGCCGATGACCTGATCACCTCGCCTTTCGCGACGGAGATTATCAGGGGGCTCGACGGCGCCGTGCGTGCTTCCGACATGGCCGTCTTCGCCATGACGCTCGGCGGCCATCGCAGCGTGGGATCGATCCTCGATGAGATGCGGCGCTTTCGCCCGCGCGCGATTGCCTATGCCGCCATGTATCACAAGAGCATCGACCTGCCGCCCGAATTTGCCGACACGGTCGGCGTCATGATCAACTGCCGCGACGCCAACGACCGGGTGACGTCACTGGTGCCGGATGAAACGGGAGCGGCAGCCGAGATTACGGCCCATCTCATCGAGGCGGGCCGTCGCAATATCGCCTTCATCAACCTGCCGGGACTGCTCGCCGGCGAACTGCGCGAACTGGGTTTTCGCCAGGCGCTCGATCACGCCGGCATCGGTGGGGCAGGGGCCATCGTGTTGCCCGCCGTCAGCAAGGCCATCTACAGCGACCGGGCACACAGCCTTGTCCCTCAGCATGTGCATGATCTCATGACGGGTCCGCGACGTCCCGATGCCATCCTGTGCGGCAATGATCGCGTGGCGATGGAGGTCTATGCCGCCCTGCGCCGTTCGGGCGCGACCATTCCCGATGATGTCGCCGTCGCGAGCTTCGACAATCAGGTCGAGATCGCCTCGCGTCTCGATCCGCCGCTGACCACCATGGCGCTTCCCCACCGCGCCATGGGCCGCCAGGCCGCGCACATCCTGCTTGCCGAACACCGGCCCCCGGCCGGGGTGCAGAAACTGCCGTTCCAGTTGGTGGAGCGGGCATCCGTGTAA
- a CDS encoding sugar ABC transporter substrate-binding protein yields MGKRLLQSLILSSALAATWAVAAEKTAIQVMHQGDPGFVAAYGKVAERFEAANPDVDVQFIYAPHDAYNEKFSAAVMAKQLPDIMELDAPFLANYVWSGYLQPIKPLIDKDLLDDMTESNIAQGTYPIDKDLYAIGLTDSSVVLYGNRKYLEAIGARIPKSVDDAWTREEFETYLEKLSKLEGVKWPIDTFRGYGIKTEWITYAYGPILQSAGCDLIDRKAWKSEGTLDSDACVDALAMMQKWVKNGWVVPQSAGTNQFYAEGNPAALALGGHWVYAEAVAAMKDNLVVLPLPKFGTKGASPNGTWIWAITKTSKHPDIAAKFISFLLKDKEYRAYVASQSGYPGLKSFAAESPLYANGGPMAIAFEQASKTAVARPPHPAYPTITSAFMQAVDEVFNGGDPKEALTSAAKKIDEDIEDNDGYPPFGDQE; encoded by the coding sequence ATGGGTAAACGTTTACTTCAGTCCCTGATCCTGTCGTCGGCACTGGCCGCCACATGGGCTGTCGCAGCCGAGAAGACGGCGATCCAGGTCATGCATCAGGGCGATCCCGGTTTTGTCGCCGCCTATGGCAAGGTGGCCGAGCGCTTCGAGGCCGCCAATCCCGATGTCGATGTCCAGTTCATCTATGCGCCGCACGATGCCTATAACGAGAAGTTCAGCGCGGCCGTCATGGCCAAACAGCTGCCCGACATCATGGAACTCGATGCGCCGTTCCTCGCCAATTATGTCTGGTCGGGTTATCTGCAGCCGATCAAGCCGCTGATCGACAAGGATCTGCTCGACGACATGACGGAGTCCAACATCGCTCAGGGCACATACCCGATCGACAAGGATCTTTATGCGATCGGACTGACGGACTCTTCCGTCGTTCTTTACGGCAACAGGAAATATCTCGAAGCGATCGGCGCCCGCATCCCGAAATCCGTCGACGACGCCTGGACCCGGGAGGAGTTCGAAACCTATCTCGAGAAGCTTTCGAAGCTCGAAGGCGTGAAGTGGCCGATCGACACCTTCCGCGGCTACGGCATCAAGACCGAATGGATCACCTATGCCTATGGCCCGATCCTGCAATCGGCCGGCTGTGACCTGATCGACCGCAAAGCCTGGAAATCCGAGGGCACGCTCGACAGCGACGCCTGCGTCGATGCGCTTGCGATGATGCAGAAATGGGTCAAGAACGGCTGGGTCGTGCCGCAGTCGGCCGGCACCAACCAGTTCTATGCCGAAGGCAATCCCGCGGCCCTGGCGCTCGGCGGACATTGGGTCTATGCGGAGGCGGTAGCCGCCATGAAGGACAACCTCGTCGTCCTGCCGCTGCCCAAGTTCGGGACAAAGGGCGCGAGCCCGAACGGCACCTGGATCTGGGCGATTACCAAGACTTCAAAACATCCCGACATCGCAGCCAAGTTCATCAGTTTCCTGCTGAAGGACAAGGAATATCGGGCCTATGTGGCAAGCCAGTCCGGCTACCCCGGATTGAAGAGCTTCGCCGCCGAATCTCCGCTCTATGCCAATGGCGGCCCGATGGCCATCGCCTTCGAACAGGCGTCGAAGACGGCTGTCGCGCGCCCGCCGCACCCCGCCTATCCCACAATCACCTCTGCCTTCATGCAGGCTGTCGACGAGGTGTTCAATGGCGGCGATCCCAAGGAGGCGCTCACATCAGCCGCCAAGAAGATCGACGAGGATATCGAGGACAACGATGGATATCCGCCGTTCGGTGATCAGGAATAA
- a CDS encoding cytochrome P450, translating to MNARSHAIFLRVNRAGWLDTLRVLTAVVAPTVAKGIIIRRPTMERLAERQGFDRTAVEQMQRLRNKYGPAPLLLPIPLRPQLLILDPADVAAVLQSSPEPFAAATTEKHAALVHFEPRNVLISSDSRRAELRPAHEHALAAADRLHPYMMHFKNIVDEEFLQVLNLPRELDWPAFSQAWFRIVRRIVLGERARNDVTLTETLNELRGRANWAFAAPVDQRKLARFHDQVGRYLREPEKHSLVNRFPRGDELAPENQVAQWLFAFDAAGIAVMRTLALLACHVSYWGKAVEEAIGGDLDRPFTRSCLLEVLRLWPTTPAILRQLTKDIQSGDRVIARGTGVIIFVPFFHRDPALLYANRMEPSIWGQNDALPAAGLVPFSAGPIICPAHNLVPTIASLAVGTFLSAAEIVLLHPSLDVANLPGTLNHYGIRLKLIARRREK from the coding sequence ATGAACGCGCGAAGCCACGCCATCTTTCTCAGAGTTAATCGCGCCGGGTGGCTCGATACGCTCCGCGTATTGACGGCGGTCGTGGCCCCAACGGTTGCCAAGGGCATCATCATTCGCCGCCCGACAATGGAGCGTCTGGCGGAGCGGCAAGGCTTCGACAGAACCGCCGTGGAACAGATGCAGCGGCTGAGAAACAAATACGGGCCGGCTCCTCTTCTGCTGCCCATCCCATTGCGACCACAGCTGCTGATCCTCGATCCGGCCGATGTCGCCGCGGTGCTTCAATCCTCGCCCGAACCCTTTGCCGCGGCGACGACGGAAAAGCATGCCGCCCTTGTTCACTTCGAGCCGAGAAACGTCCTTATCTCATCGGACTCTCGGCGCGCCGAGCTTCGGCCTGCCCATGAGCACGCTTTGGCAGCGGCAGACCGGCTGCATCCATATATGATGCATTTCAAAAATATCGTCGACGAAGAATTCCTGCAGGTCCTGAACTTACCCCGTGAGCTCGACTGGCCGGCCTTTTCTCAGGCCTGGTTCCGGATCGTCCGGCGAATTGTCCTCGGCGAGCGAGCGCGCAACGACGTCACATTGACCGAGACCTTGAACGAACTTCGAGGCCGGGCGAACTGGGCATTTGCCGCCCCGGTCGATCAGCGCAAGCTTGCTCGGTTTCACGACCAGGTCGGCCGCTATCTTCGAGAGCCGGAGAAGCACAGTCTTGTCAATCGGTTTCCCAGAGGCGATGAGCTTGCTCCGGAAAACCAGGTGGCCCAATGGCTGTTCGCCTTTGATGCAGCCGGAATTGCCGTTATGAGGACGCTCGCCTTGCTGGCCTGCCATGTGAGCTACTGGGGCAAAGCCGTGGAAGAGGCCATCGGCGGGGATCTCGATCGGCCCTTCACACGCAGTTGTCTGCTGGAGGTCTTGCGTCTCTGGCCGACGACGCCCGCCATCCTCAGGCAGCTGACCAAAGATATCCAATCAGGCGACAGGGTCATCGCTCGCGGCACGGGCGTCATCATCTTCGTCCCCTTCTTCCATCGAGACCCCGCGCTCCTCTATGCCAATAGGATGGAACCGAGCATCTGGGGACAAAACGATGCGTTGCCTGCCGCCGGTCTCGTGCCTTTCAGTGCCGGGCCTATCATATGCCCGGCACATAATCTCGTACCGACGATTGCAAGCCTTGCCGTCGGCACGTTCTTGTCGGCCGCCGAGATTGTGCTGCTGCATCCCTCTTTAGACGTCGCCAATCTTCCCGGAACTCTCAATCACTATGGCATCCGGCTGAAGCTGATTGCGCGGCGCAGGGAGAAATAG
- a CDS encoding carbohydrate ABC transporter permease, whose translation MSDIALSIPQARAARPRSVARVLRTIQTVSIFIIALVIVSPLLLLVVASLKDDRFQILADMGSFRAFWVSNPTLSNYAEVGHLSGELAFGRYLINSLIILVTTVCSGLIVNSMAGFVLAWGSLRGRAVILAVVIALYVIPQESIIMPLVIMVSRAGMSDTFAVQIVPWVASPLYIFLFYQFFTQLPKELLEAAEMDGASFFRAYRSIFLPLSLPALATVSILMGIETWNQYLWPILVTQTDYARPIAVAIATFFGQDSIYWDRAMAASVLMMIPILGLYLVFQRWFVSSFIGSAVKG comes from the coding sequence ATGTCTGATATCGCTCTCTCGATCCCGCAGGCCCGCGCTGCGCGGCCTCGCTCCGTCGCAAGGGTTTTGCGCACCATCCAGACGGTCTCTATCTTCATTATCGCCCTGGTAATCGTCTCTCCATTGCTGCTCCTGGTCGTGGCGAGCCTCAAGGACGATCGGTTCCAGATCCTGGCCGACATGGGCAGCTTCCGGGCCTTCTGGGTTTCGAACCCGACGCTCTCCAACTATGCGGAGGTCGGCCACCTCTCGGGCGAACTCGCCTTCGGCCGTTACCTCATCAACTCGCTGATCATCCTGGTCACCACGGTCTGCTCCGGCCTGATCGTCAATTCGATGGCCGGTTTCGTCCTGGCCTGGGGATCGCTCCGCGGCCGGGCGGTGATCCTGGCGGTGGTGATCGCGCTCTATGTGATCCCGCAGGAAAGCATCATCATGCCCCTCGTGATCATGGTATCCAGGGCGGGAATGTCCGACACCTTCGCGGTGCAGATCGTGCCTTGGGTCGCGAGCCCGCTCTACATCTTCCTGTTCTACCAGTTCTTTACGCAACTGCCGAAGGAATTGCTGGAAGCCGCCGAGATGGACGGCGCCTCCTTTTTCCGGGCCTACCGCTCGATTTTCCTGCCGCTCAGCCTGCCGGCGCTTGCCACCGTATCGATCCTGATGGGCATCGAGACCTGGAATCAGTATCTCTGGCCAATCCTCGTGACGCAGACGGATTATGCCCGGCCGATCGCCGTCGCCATCGCGACCTTTTTCGGGCAGGACAGCATCTACTGGGATCGCGCGATGGCCGCCTCCGTTTTGATGATGATCCCGATCCTGGGGCTCTACCTCGTTTTCCAGCGCTGGTTCGTGAGTTCCTTTATCGGCTCTGCCGTGAAAGGTTGA
- a CDS encoding sigma-70 family RNA polymerase sigma factor, giving the protein MASSSSVRPASHCKEKSAIEREIVELTPALRAFARRFLRSDDDIDDLVQETLLKALNSLHLYQPGTSLKSWLFTILRNTFCTNYRRKKREPAGMDAAMEQVAIAPTQEWVLREHELQRALTRLSDDRRRALTLVAAGTSYEDAAKMCGCRIGTLKSRVSRARECLIAMLGNHLVD; this is encoded by the coding sequence ATGGCTTCCTCGTCTTCAGTACGCCCCGCATCGCATTGCAAAGAAAAATCCGCGATCGAGCGGGAGATCGTCGAGCTGACACCAGCATTGCGCGCCTTTGCCCGAAGGTTCCTGCGCAGCGATGATGACATCGACGACCTTGTTCAGGAAACCCTGCTGAAGGCGCTGAACTCGCTTCACCTCTACCAGCCCGGCACCTCGCTCAAATCCTGGCTTTTCACCATTCTGCGAAACACCTTTTGCACCAATTATCGCCGGAAGAAGCGCGAGCCGGCCGGAATGGACGCGGCGATGGAACAGGTGGCGATCGCCCCGACCCAGGAGTGGGTACTGCGGGAACATGAATTGCAGCGGGCGTTGACGCGTCTTTCCGACGACAGGCGCCGGGCTCTGACATTGGTGGCTGCCGGAACGAGCTATGAAGACGCCGCCAAAATGTGCGGGTGCCGGATCGGCACGTTGAAAAGCCGGGTGAGCCGCGCCCGCGAGTGCCTGATTGCGATGCTCGGAAACCATCTCGTCGATTGA